In Deltaproteobacteria bacterium, the genomic stretch GCAATGTGCGGACCCGCCCCGTTCGTATTCCATCCTATGCCAAGTCGTGGGCTTCATGGTGCGTGATTGACTCCCATGGTCGAGCTGCCGGCCCGGATGTTGTCGCCGCCCCCAGAGGCGCCATTCTCCAAGGCCGAATTCTGATCGACCAGGGAGTTGGAAGAATAGATGCCATATTGCCCGTTCTCATAGGCGCTGTTGCCCACCAGGGTGGACCTCCCGAGCAAGCTCATGAACCCATAGTTCTGGTTTTTATAAGCCGTGTTTCCGCTGAGTATGCACCCGACGTTGAAGACATATCCGGTCATGTTTCCAAATGAGATGTTGCTCTGAACGATGGAACCGGCGTCGGCAAAAATTCCATACGTTACATTCCCGCTGACCACGTTGCCCTCGACCCGGCTGCCGGGACCAACAAAGATGCCCCCGTCGCCGTTTTCCATGGATTGACAGTTCCGTGCGACGTTGGCCACCCCTTCCAGGCGAATACCGTACTTACCGCAGTTCCGAGCCGCTACATCAAGGACTTGAATCCGTCCATACCCTGAGCTGTCGTTTTTGGAGCCATGAATGCCGTATCTTCCGAAGGACCGGACGATACCGTTCTTGATGATGGTGTTCTTGCGGGCCGTGATGCCGTCATTGTCTCCGGAGCTGTTTCCCGGACCGATCAAACTGAACCCCTTGAGGTCGATGGTCACGTCGGGGACCGTGCAGGTGATGGCCGCCCCGGTGGTGGATGTACTCTGCAGATTTCCGGTTAGGTAGTAGTGC encodes the following:
- a CDS encoding right-handed parallel beta-helix repeat-containing protein; the encoded protein is MAAEVIIPYAASGNGWWTGLAVTNIDSQGTGTVTVDFFSANGAALGTKTIGSISPGTFYVNTADGLFGTGLPSRFWMIVSHGGDARMAVTVFFGNAADGGFSTTVYRSDRESEGVPITTVPFIIGRSGHYYLTGNLQSTSTTGAAITCTVPDVTIDLKGFSLIGPGNSSGDNDGITARKNTIIKNGIVRSFGRYGIHGSKNDSSGYGRIQVLDVAARNCGKYGIRLEGVANVARNCQSMENGDGGIFVGPGSRVEGNVVSGNVTYGIFADAGSIVQSNISFGNMTGYVFNVGCILSGNTAYKNQNYGFMSLLGRSTLVGNSAYENGQYGIYSSNSLVDQNSALENGASGGGDNIRAGSSTMGVNHAP